One genomic segment of Eikenella corrodens includes these proteins:
- the rsmD gene encoding 16S rRNA (guanine(966)-N(2))-methyltransferase RsmD, with translation MQKQNKHNKHKNQIRIIGGELRGRKVRFADAEGLRPTADSVRERLFNWLGQDLTGQVVLDLFAGSGALGFEAASRGAKRVVLVENNRRTAASLQQQIQELRLPERMKVESMDSFVFLEKTQEQFDVVFLDPPFAWQRWVELFMCLEQRLHSGAYIYAEAGDLPVWPDYLLELNAGQSGLSKYALLKKK, from the coding sequence ATGCAAAAACAAAATAAGCACAATAAACACAAAAATCAAATCCGTATTATTGGTGGGGAGCTGCGCGGGCGGAAAGTTCGGTTTGCTGATGCAGAAGGCTTGCGCCCAACCGCAGATAGTGTGCGGGAGCGTTTATTTAACTGGTTGGGACAGGATTTAACCGGTCAAGTGGTGTTGGATTTGTTTGCTGGTAGCGGAGCCTTGGGTTTTGAGGCTGCCTCGCGAGGGGCGAAACGGGTTGTGTTGGTAGAAAATAATCGGCGGACTGCTGCAAGTTTACAACAGCAAATACAAGAATTGAGGCTACCTGAAAGAATGAAGGTTGAATCCATGGATTCTTTTGTGTTTTTAGAAAAAACACAAGAGCAATTTGATGTGGTGTTTTTGGATCCACCATTTGCTTGGCAGAGATGGGTTGAGCTTTTTATGTGCTTGGAGCAGCGTTTGCATAGTGGTGCATATATATATGCTGAAGCAGGAGACTTGCCTGTTTGGCCTGATTATCTGTTGGAGTTGAATGCCGGGCAATCAGGATTAAGTAAATATGCGCTGCTCAAGAAGAAATGA
- a CDS encoding YfhL family 4Fe-4S dicluster ferredoxin, producing MSLFITDECINCDVCEPECPNDAISQGEEIYEIDPDLCTQCVGHYDEPQCQQVCPVDCILIDEEHPETEEQLREKYEKIILLKNG from the coding sequence ATGTCTCTTTTTATTACAGATGAGTGCATCAATTGTGATGTATGTGAGCCAGAGTGCCCAAATGATGCCATTTCGCAGGGTGAGGAGATCTATGAGATCGATCCTGATCTGTGTACGCAGTGTGTTGGGCATTACGATGAACCGCAATGCCAGCAAGTGTGCCCAGTAGACTGTATTTTGATTGATGAGGAACACCCAGAAACTGAGGAGCAGTTGCGAGAGAAGTATGAAAAGATTATTTTGTTGAAAAATGGGTAG
- the secE gene encoding preprotein translocase subunit SecE has translation MSDRKQKVKEMSVASLKQAHQELRNRGQGAQRKTGRGNGAKLFLAAALVIGGAIGFSFLSQQPLYVRGAILGVSLLLSGLIVFFWCDTGPGLIRYIKDSVVEIKKVVWPPKNEAWRNTFFVLIFTAVLTLFLWLVDSFLVWLFTKIAE, from the coding sequence ATGAGTGATCGTAAGCAGAAAGTAAAAGAGATGTCCGTTGCTTCGTTGAAGCAGGCTCACCAGGAGTTGCGTAATCGGGGGCAGGGTGCTCAACGTAAGACTGGAAGAGGAAATGGGGCTAAATTATTTTTGGCAGCTGCTTTGGTTATTGGTGGGGCGATTGGTTTTTCATTTCTGTCTCAGCAGCCGCTATATGTACGAGGTGCCATTTTAGGGGTCTCGTTGTTACTCTCTGGGCTAATTGTTTTCTTCTGGTGTGATACTGGTCCTGGGTTAATTCGGTATATCAAGGATTCTGTTGTTGAGATTAAGAAGGTTGTTTGGCCGCCTAAAAACGAGGCTTGGCGCAATACATTCTTTGTTTTGATCTTCACGGCAGTGCTAACTTTATTTTTGTGGTTGGTGGATTCTTTTTTGGTGTGGTTATTTACGAAAATTGCTGAGTAA
- the nusG gene encoding transcription termination/antitermination protein NusG produces MAKNWYVIQAYSGFEKNVQKTLKERIAREGMEGLFGQILVPVEEVVGIKNGRKTVSERKFFPGYVLIEMEMTDESWHLVKSTPRVNGFIGGTANRPLPISQREVDAIISQVLAVAGSEKKPKPRVEFMVGQQIRVSEGPFSDFNGLVDVVDYERNKLRVLVQIFGRETPVELDFSQVEKI; encoded by the coding sequence ATGGCTAAAAATTGGTATGTCATCCAAGCTTATTCTGGGTTCGAGAAGAATGTGCAGAAGACTCTGAAGGAGCGGATCGCAAGAGAGGGAATGGAGGGGCTTTTTGGTCAGATTCTGGTGCCAGTTGAAGAGGTTGTTGGTATTAAGAATGGTCGGAAGACAGTTAGTGAGCGTAAGTTTTTTCCAGGTTATGTGTTGATAGAAATGGAAATGACTGATGAATCATGGCACTTAGTCAAGAGTACACCTAGGGTTAATGGGTTTATTGGGGGTACTGCTAACCGTCCTTTGCCAATTTCTCAACGAGAAGTTGATGCGATAATATCTCAGGTGTTGGCTGTTGCTGGCTCTGAGAAGAAGCCTAAGCCGCGAGTTGAGTTTATGGTGGGGCAGCAGATCAGGGTGAGCGAAGGTCCATTTTCTGATTTTAACGGGTTGGTTGATGTTGTTGATTATGAACGCAATAAGTTGCGAGTTTTGGTGCAAATTTTTGGTCGAGAAACGCCTGTTGAGTTGGATTTTAGTCAGGTAGAGAAGATTTAG
- the rplK gene encoding 50S ribosomal protein L11: MAKKIVGYIKLQIPAGKANPSPPVGPALGQRGLNIMEFCKAFNAATQNVEPGLPIPVVITAFADKSFTFVMKTPPASILLKKAAGLQKGSSNPLTSKVGKVTRAQLEEIAKTKEPDLTAADLDAAVRTIAGSARSMGLDVEGV, encoded by the coding sequence GTGGCAAAGAAAATTGTAGGTTATATTAAGTTGCAGATTCCTGCAGGGAAGGCTAATCCTTCTCCTCCAGTTGGTCCGGCACTGGGTCAGCGTGGTTTAAATATTATGGAATTTTGTAAGGCATTTAATGCGGCTACGCAAAATGTGGAGCCTGGATTGCCGATTCCTGTGGTAATTACTGCGTTCGCAGATAAGTCTTTTACATTTGTAATGAAGACTCCTCCGGCCAGTATTTTGCTGAAAAAAGCTGCTGGTTTGCAAAAAGGCAGTTCAAATCCGTTGACTAGCAAGGTTGGTAAGGTTACTCGTGCCCAGTTGGAAGAAATTGCCAAGACCAAAGAGCCGGATTTGACTGCGGCTGATTTGGATGCGGCAGTTCGTACTATTGCTGGTTCTGCCCGTTCCATGGGCTTGGATGTGGAGGGTGTGTAA
- the rplA gene encoding 50S ribosomal protein L1: MAKLSKRFQGLRSSIDSNVHYSIDEAIELVKKTATAKFDESVDVAINLGVDSRKSDQVIRGSVVLPKGTGKTVRVAVFTQGANVEAAKEAGADVVGFEDLAAEVKAGNLDFDVVIASPDAMRIVGQLGTILGPRGLMPNPKVGTVTPNVSEAVRNAKAGQVQYRTDKAGVVHATIGRASFAAADLRENFNTLLDAVVKAKPAATKGQYLKKIALSSTMGPGVRVDVGSVSS; encoded by the coding sequence ATGGCTAAGTTATCTAAACGTTTCCAGGGTTTGCGCTCTTCTATTGATTCAAATGTGCACTATTCAATTGATGAAGCAATTGAATTGGTGAAGAAAACTGCTACAGCCAAATTTGATGAGTCTGTTGATGTTGCTATCAATTTGGGCGTGGATTCGCGTAAATCTGATCAGGTAATCCGTGGATCTGTTGTGTTGCCAAAAGGTACCGGTAAAACTGTTCGTGTGGCAGTGTTTACTCAGGGTGCCAATGTTGAGGCTGCAAAAGAAGCAGGCGCTGATGTGGTTGGGTTTGAGGATCTGGCTGCAGAAGTAAAGGCAGGAAATTTAGATTTTGATGTTGTTATTGCCTCTCCTGATGCGATGCGTATCGTTGGTCAGCTGGGTACTATCTTGGGGCCGCGCGGTTTGATGCCAAATCCGAAGGTGGGTACGGTTACGCCAAATGTGTCAGAAGCTGTGCGTAATGCCAAGGCTGGTCAGGTTCAGTATCGCACTGATAAGGCTGGCGTGGTGCATGCTACCATTGGCCGCGCTTCTTTTGCGGCGGCTGATTTGCGCGAAAACTTTAATACCCTGTTGGATGCAGTGGTGAAGGCGAAGCCAGCTGCTACTAAGGGTCAGTATTTGAAGAAAATCGCATTATCTAGCACTATGGGTCCTGGTGTCCGTGTGGATGTTGGTAGTGTGTCTAGTTAG